GATGCAAACTACTGCTGCCGTTCGTTGCCGTCGCTGTTGTCGCTGGggagttgttgctgttgccgctggcATTGCTGCTTGCCCCCGCCGATGTATCACAGTTGCTGGGCTGCGTGCTGAAGCCGCCCGCtcccgctgccgctgccacgcccctaTAGGCGGGCTGGCTCTCCAAACGCTCATGGTAGCCATGCGTTTGGCTGggtggctgttgctgttgctgttgctgctggggcTGGAAACTCAGTTGCTGGTAGTGGTCCATGTTGGCCAAACGGGCACAGTTCAAAACGGGCGCATAGtccatctgctgctgctgctgttgctgctgctgctgctggggatGTGGATGCAGTGGCGCTGGCGgggattgctgctgctgctgctgttgctgttgctgctgctggtaggCTGGGTGGTATTGCGCCGCTtgtgctgctgccgctgctgctgcagctgctgctgccgccgcctgCTGGTGATGCTGCTGCGCCGCCTGGTGCAACTCCTTGGCCTCCGCCTCGATCTCGCGATCGATCCGCTTCAAAGTGTTGCAGATGAGCACGGAGCGGTACAGCGACTGCTCGGACACCTGCCGGAAGCGGGAGAGCTTGAACATGGACAGATTGCGTATCTTCAGCCGCGTGTCCTTGTAGCAGCTCCTGTTGGCACTGCACCAGCCACCGGCACGGCCATCGCAGCAGCGCTTGAGGGGCATGCCATGCAGGGGCAGGCCGGCGAACGGAACGACGGGCGCCGACGAGGGCGGCGGACTGATGGGCGAAGCTCCGGCCCCACCGGATGCCCCACTGCTGCAGCCCAGATCCATATAGGACTTGCCGTTCTCCGCACAACGTATCGTCTGCTGGGGTGCCGCTGGCGGGGCATAGGCTCCTCCGTTGGTCGCCTCGTAGAACTGCTGGGCGCCAACTCCCacacccactcccactcccactcccaccgACGAGGGATTGGCCGGACTGCTGCCCTGCCGTCGCCCACTGGGGTGGTGCAAAACCACGCGCCTGCTGCGGCGTGGGCGGCGACTGCGTCATGTGCTGTGGGCCTCCGGTCCGCGAGCAATTCTGCTGCGGGAATGGCTCCGAGTAGTAGTTGGGCTGCCTGTTGCCATAGCCCGGGGCATAGCTCCTTTGCTGCTGCGGATGCTGTTGCTGGGcgagttgttgctgctgctgctgctgctggggatGTGGTTGCTGCTGGgacagctgctgctgctgctgctgctgctgttgctgctgctgctggtggggATGGGGCGGCAGCTGATGCGGATGAGGGTGCGGGTGCGGCACAAAGGGATGATAGCGCATGGGACAGTAGGTGGGGATGATgctctcctcctcctcgtagtCGTCCTCGAAgtcatcatcgtcgtcgtccaGCTCATCGGCGCTGAGGAGAGTGGTGGCCAGCGTGGATCGGGTGGCAATGCTGCCCCAGGGATCACTGGGCACGGCAACGGCCTGCAGCTTGGAGATGCAGTCCACGGGTTCGTTGGCGGATCCGTTGGCGGTTCCGGCCACCGCCGATGGAGTCGTGGACCCATTGCCCGTCCAGGGCTCACAGGGCACGGCAGAGGCGGCCACCACTTCCAGCCGCGCGATGCTGTCCTCCGGAATCGCCGCACTTGCCGTCGGCGGCAGCGGCACCTCCGCTTGACTCTTCAGGGTAGTAACTTCATGACCATTGCTAATACTGGGCTCCGTTGGCTTCATCGCATCCATCGATGCATCCAACACaatgtggttgttgttggacTCGATAGCTGGCTCCGTTGTcgattgttgctgctgttgctgctgttgctgctgttgctgctgttgctgctgctgctgctgctgctgctgctgctgttgctcctcGAGCGATTCCAggtagttgttgttgctgatggcCCACTTGTTGGCCTTGACGGGGGGCGGGGCACAGTTGCCCGTGTAGGTGGTGTTGGCATCCTTGCTGTCGAAGGTCAGCTCATGCTTCCGCTTGGTAGCGGCTGTTGCTTGAAGACCCATCGCGGAATTCACCTGCAATCGGAAGGAGtagaaaatacatttagtGATTTGCCgccaaaatgaaaatcaagTTACAAAAGAAGTTGAAAAGCGCACAGGGTAAAAGTATACAGAGAGAAATAGGTTTGAAGTTAAGTAAACCTAAAGAATACTTTGTTCGAAAAGGTTCAAAAAAGATAAACTAACTTCTCAAATAACCTTGCTTAAACTTCGAACATTTAAGatatcttaaataattttattttatgcataCATTTCGTTTCGATTTTTCCCTCTGTGCATCATAAATTTCCGCACGGTTCGCACGAGCCAACAAAGGACACACAGAGCCAGCTAAAAACTTATCAAGAAAATGGAAGTCAGCCAGGGACTTGAACTCCCCCTTTCGCCCACTCAACCACCCTCGCAGTTCCCTCCACTTCCACCCACTCTCGAGCcatgaaaatgaaatggaaaatgccaggcagcagcaacaacagtcAAGCCAGGCCAAGTCGAGGCTGTCTGtccgtcagtcagtcagtcagccagccagccacCCAGCCACCCTCCTTCTCCATCTCCGCCCACACTTGCCCCCCTGCCACCCTGCCATCCTGCCACCCTGCCATCgtaccacccaaccacccaccccGCCCTCTATCAACTGTTGGCATTGCTCATCGACGCTGCTCGAAAtcttcttaaaataaaacgcaCAGCGACGGATGGAGAGGGGGTCTCGGGGTCCCGAGAATCGTGTGGGCTGCGACGATTGCCGTAGTCGTAGCCGTAGCCATAGCCGTAGTCTTCCCATTCTGAATGCTCTTCTTTTGCTGGCTCTTACCCATCAACTTCCGCCACATTTAGTGGGCGACTCCTCTCCGTTTCTTTTTACGAAACTATTTTTGGATTCTCGAGTTCTGCTCCAGCCATGATTTTGGATCAACACTGGAACGGAACAATGCCAGGAAAGAATTTCCCGGAAGGCTCTGTTTGccttaaaaatacattgcaaagtactaaaaaaaaattatagtctttttgtttaccttcataatatgaatttttaaaaaactgaagctaattaagattttagttattataattttggtggTTCTTAAAAAGCATACGGTGtaagttaaattcaaataatttgaaacTCAAATAATAACATATGTTTGATCATAACACAGGTTTcttatgcatttaaaaaaatgtgttaataTTTTCATGAACATTTTAGATGATCTTAAGATATTTTAACTGTAATATAATCAATAACGAATATACTTTATACGAATATACTTTAGCTTTAAAAGGCTTTAAGtctcaaacaaaaaactgTCACCACCCTCGACCTAAGTGTATATCTATAGATCGCTGAATCATGCTGGGGATTTCCAACTGACATCTTGCCGAAATCTCCCTTTTTAAGAGTTGCCACCCTCCAATTGCCGGCAAGCTGCCCAACTTCAGTGCCCTTCGCCGCGACTTTCCCAACTGCGTTGAGTTCTGAACATCTGTGCAACGTACGTCGGCCGAGGAACGGCCTTTGTCATATCCACACATCCATAAGGGTTGCCATATGCTCGCATATTTGCTGATGCCGCTGATGCCGCTGATGCCGCTGATGCCGCTGATGTTGCTTAtgaagttgctgctgcagttgcctTCAGCATTGGGGGAATATAATACGAGTACGAGTGCGACAGAATAgaacccgaacccgaaccaGAGGGTGagttttcgtttcattttcgGTCCGCTGTGTTCTCTGTGTTATCGTCATCGAGGTCGGTCGTTGgtagtcgtcgtcgtcgtcgtcgctgaGTCGCATGTGTTTCGCATTTTTCTACCACCGACCCTGCCCCTTCCCATGGCCCTTCCCCTGTCCCTGCCCCGTTTCCCTTGTTTGCCTGTCTGCCGCTGAGTTTGCCACTGCCGCATGTCTCATCATCGCATTTCATCCCTCGTTTCGAACTCGTTCGCGTCTGCAGCTGtattttcggttttatttttggtataGGGGCTGGAGCGAGTCTAGACATGCTGGCCCATCGGTACGGATGATTCGCCCTTTTGGGAACAGCGTCTTTGGCCGCCGCAGCGAGAAGTTCCCTTCTCGGAATCGGTTAATCGGTTGCCTTTGCCTCAATCCCACTACAATCCCACAACCATTTCCCATTCCTGGGCTGACTGGGCTGACTCATTCTTATCATCGTCGTTTTAGAGGCGAGCCGCGCACTCATTGCTCATTGTTCTGTTGACAACTGGTCGTATGTGTAATGCGGACGAAGCtcgttgcgcatacgccgtgtgCGCTTAAAAGCTGCACTAAAAACCAATCAGCTAAAAGCTCTCACCtccaatcaaatcaaatcgcATCAACAGAGCTTCGCAACGGGAAAACCAAAGCGAACATCAACATCAAAATCAACCTCCACacacaacaataacaataccaaaaaaaaaaaaaaaaaaaagaaaaagaaaactttctaCGCTAATTTTCGTTCGAATGGAGAAATG
This genomic window from Drosophila gunungcola strain Sukarami chromosome 3R, Dgunungcola_SK_2, whole genome shotgun sequence contains:
- the LOC128252791 gene encoding LOW QUALITY PROTEIN: probable serine/threonine-protein kinase yakA (The sequence of the model RefSeq protein was modified relative to this genomic sequence to represent the inferred CDS: deleted 1 base in 1 codon) gives rise to the protein MKMWTESNVNSAMGLQATAATKRKHELTFDSKDANTTYTGNCAPPPVKANKWAISNNNYLESLEEQQQQQQQQQQQQQQQQQQQQQQQQQSTTEPAIESNNNHIVLDASMDAMKPTEPSISNGHEVTTLKSQAEVPLPPTASAAIPEDSIARLEVVAASAVPCEPWTGNGSTTPSAVAGTANGSANEPVDCISKLQAVAVPSDPWGSIATRSTLATTLLSADELDDDDDDFEDDYEEEESIIPTYCPMRYHPFVPHPHPHPHQLPPHPHQQQQQQQQQQQQQLSQQQPHPQQQQQQQQLAQQQHPQQQRSYAPGYGNRQPNYYSEPFPQQNCSRTGGPQHMTQSPPTPQQARGFAPPQWATAGSSPANPSSVGVGVGVGVGVGAQQFYEATNGGAYAPPAAPQQTIRCAENGKSYMDLGCSSGASGGAGASPISPPPSSAPVVPFAGLPLHGMPLKRCCDGRAGGWCSANRSCYKDTRLKIRNLSMFKLSRFRQVSEQSLYRSVLICNTLKRIDREIEAEAKELHQAAQQHHQQAAAAAAAAAAAAAQAAQYHPAYQQQQQQQQQQQQSPPAPLHPHPQQQQQQQQQQQMDYAPVLNCARLANMDHYQQLSFQPQQQQQQQQPPSQTHGYHERLESQPAYRGVAAAAGAGGFSTQPSNCDTSAGASSNASGNSNNSPATTATATNGSSSLHPYDHYPFRELQSGRATPFPACPTTTAAAAAASAAAAAAASGGVAAAASLSNNSNISSSSPAISSSSSSNNTNSSSPVMSSSSSSSNGNSSSASSASTPVAPAASSNNCDTSDSGYADDDSTRSINWSSVLSLSSQSALDPLNNSDLFSILPAAATPTAVPVSVPTAASSSSSSTGSTLAFSGSFTTVQANSSGSSSSSSSSSSSSSTTATFTTLSTISSATHSLTSSYVSSISSNVSAGANTWEYGFLDMEFGLGSEFTELVPSCKLSSEDLFKSGLGGQVVAASRLHDNELEQPAHIMVGS